A region from the Janthinobacterium agaricidamnosum genome encodes:
- a CDS encoding heavy metal response regulator transcription factor gives MRLLVVEDEQKAGEYIRKGLTESGFIVDLATTGPDGLHAATVSQYDLIVLDVMLPGLDGWQVISELRKTIDTPVLFLTARDGLDDRVKGLELGADDYLVKPFAFVELLVRIRTLLRRGPTREPDLLHVADLELDAPKRRVIRAGIRIDLTAKEFALLHLLLKRVGQVLSRPLIASQVWDMNFDSDTNVVDVAIRRLRAKIDDPFEVKLIHTIRSMGYVLEDRR, from the coding sequence ATGCGTCTATTAGTGGTGGAAGATGAACAAAAGGCAGGCGAATATATTCGCAAGGGTCTCACCGAGTCAGGTTTTATAGTCGATCTCGCCACCACCGGCCCAGACGGGCTTCATGCTGCGACCGTGTCACAGTATGATCTGATCGTCCTTGACGTCATGCTTCCTGGCCTTGATGGCTGGCAGGTGATATCGGAGTTGCGCAAAACCATTGATACGCCGGTACTTTTTCTGACTGCGCGGGATGGCTTGGATGACCGCGTTAAGGGACTTGAACTCGGCGCGGATGACTACCTGGTAAAACCATTTGCTTTTGTAGAGCTTCTTGTGCGCATCCGCACACTGCTTCGGCGAGGTCCAACTAGGGAACCAGATCTCTTACACGTCGCCGATCTGGAGCTAGACGCTCCCAAGCGGCGAGTCATTCGGGCTGGGATCCGCATCGATTTGACTGCAAAGGAGTTTGCCCTCTTGCATTTGCTGCTGAAGCGCGTCGGTCAAGTTTTGTCGCGGCCACTGATTGCCTCTCAAGTCTGGGACATGAATTTCGACAGTGATACCAATGTTGTCGATGTTGCGATACGTCGCCTGCGGGCGAAAATTGATGATCCGTTTGAAGTTAAGCTTATCCATACAATCCGCAGTATGGGTTATGTTTTGGAAGACCGGCGGTGA
- a CDS encoding TolC family protein: MRPSFLPLVLAIVLAFPLQAAAQTEVPSVATAAPAAAHKGASALTLAEAIKLAFEGNPGLRTAMRDIDIAAGELIQAGTRPNPELSFVSEGLKKEQRTRTIQFSQPLELGGKRAARMAAASLGGDIASADLAGYRTSLRADVVTAFFDVVAAQEGYQLALASQQLAQRVSDAAARRVMAGKVSPVEQTRARVAEASSKIELNQAANDLTLSKRRLAATWGSQTPQFDSVVALEMPAQAVPTSNELNNRLPTAPQTLRARLEVDRQEALTKVERSRRIPDVNLIVGTQRDEQLGQVGPRRTILGLSIPLPLFDRNQGNVLAALRRADKARDELKAVENRLSAEVAEATARLSVAQSELTILRTDILPGALSAYEAASKGFELGKFSFLDVLDAQRTLFQAKTQYVRALAESHRSAADIDRIIGRVESNGTLIAPAISYQETK, translated from the coding sequence ATGCGACCATCATTTTTGCCGCTTGTGCTTGCGATCGTACTCGCATTTCCGCTGCAAGCGGCTGCACAGACGGAAGTACCGTCAGTTGCAACGGCAGCCCCAGCGGCTGCTCATAAAGGCGCTTCTGCATTGACATTGGCAGAAGCAATCAAACTCGCCTTTGAGGGCAACCCTGGGCTCCGGACAGCCATGCGTGATATTGATATCGCCGCTGGCGAATTGATCCAGGCGGGTACCCGACCTAACCCTGAGCTTTCCTTTGTTTCGGAGGGTCTTAAAAAAGAACAGAGGACACGAACTATACAATTCAGTCAACCGTTGGAGCTGGGTGGCAAACGTGCTGCCCGCATGGCGGCAGCGAGCCTCGGAGGAGATATTGCCTCTGCCGATCTGGCCGGGTACCGTACCTCGTTGCGCGCTGACGTCGTGACTGCTTTTTTCGACGTCGTAGCGGCTCAAGAGGGCTATCAACTTGCGCTTGCATCACAGCAACTTGCGCAGCGCGTCAGCGATGCAGCGGCGCGGCGTGTGATGGCAGGCAAGGTGTCTCCGGTAGAGCAAACCCGGGCTCGTGTGGCGGAAGCAAGCAGCAAGATTGAACTCAATCAGGCTGCCAATGATCTGACGCTGTCCAAACGGCGTCTCGCTGCAACTTGGGGAAGCCAGACACCCCAGTTTGATTCCGTTGTCGCACTTGAAATGCCAGCACAGGCTGTCCCTACCTCTAATGAATTGAATAATCGCCTTCCGACAGCCCCACAGACTCTCCGGGCACGTCTGGAAGTTGATCGCCAAGAGGCGTTGACTAAGGTAGAACGCAGCCGCAGGATTCCTGATGTAAATCTGATCGTTGGAACCCAGCGTGACGAACAACTTGGTCAAGTCGGGCCGCGTCGCACCATCTTGGGGCTATCGATTCCGTTGCCACTTTTCGATCGTAATCAAGGCAACGTCCTCGCAGCCTTGCGCCGAGCAGACAAAGCCAGAGATGAGCTGAAGGCAGTAGAGAACAGATTGTCAGCGGAAGTTGCTGAGGCAACTGCACGCCTCAGTGTTGCGCAGTCCGAATTGACAATTTTGCGGACCGACATTCTGCCAGGAGCGCTGAGTGCATATGAGGCAGCTTCAAAAGGGTTTGAACTCGGAAAATTTAGCTTCCTGGATGTCCTTGATGCACAGCGCACACTTTTCCAGGCAAAAACTCAATATGTACGCGCGCTCGCTGAATCACATCGCTCCGCCGCCGACATCGATCGCATTATCGGACGCGTTGAATCGAATGGCACTTTGATTGCACCTGCGATCTCATATCAGGAAACAAAATGA
- a CDS encoding efflux RND transporter periplasmic adaptor subunit: protein MKTPNIEKKSLRAMMAIVAIGAVLLAAILFTGKSGGAPEGTDTETTAKADEKEKGVGGGAGKGSHGGKLFVQGATTVEVILAEEKGEARHRLWLYENGKPVAPTTATATEQIKRADGQVMNFEFAVDKDSLLAKESIAEPHIFDALITVRKGGVTIPIKLQSEEGKIELTDAQIKTAGVMVAKSGTASINSAFQLAGEVRFNEDRTAHIVPRLQGVVESVAVDLGQQVKKGQVLAIIASTVLSEMRSESLGAQKRLAMAKLTYDREKKLWEDKISAEQDYLQAQQGLREAEIAAQNASQKIAAIGASGASSGALNRFELRAPFDGAIIEKHITLGESVAADVNVFTIADLSTVWAEIIVPAKDLGTVRVGTKALVKATTMDSEASGVVSYVGSLLGEQTRTAKARVTLANPKLAWRPGLFVNVDMTSDEREVPVAVASDAIQTVEGSPAVYIRIDGGFFAQPVETGRSDGKYTEIVKGLAAGTTYAAKGSFVLKAEQGKDSAEHAH, encoded by the coding sequence ATGAAAACACCGAACATTGAAAAGAAATCGCTGCGCGCGATGATGGCGATCGTAGCAATCGGCGCTGTGCTGTTGGCCGCCATTTTATTTACTGGTAAATCCGGCGGCGCCCCGGAAGGGACGGACACTGAAACTACCGCCAAGGCAGATGAAAAAGAGAAAGGCGTTGGAGGAGGCGCCGGCAAAGGCAGCCATGGCGGAAAATTGTTTGTCCAAGGGGCGACTACCGTTGAAGTCATCCTTGCAGAAGAGAAGGGAGAAGCTCGCCATCGCTTATGGCTCTACGAAAATGGCAAACCCGTCGCGCCGACTACCGCCACTGCGACCGAGCAAATCAAACGCGCTGACGGCCAGGTGATGAACTTTGAATTCGCAGTCGACAAAGATAGTTTGCTGGCCAAAGAGAGCATTGCCGAACCGCATATTTTTGATGCTCTCATTACTGTCCGTAAGGGCGGCGTCACGATCCCGATCAAGTTGCAAAGCGAGGAAGGCAAAATTGAGTTGACTGATGCTCAAATCAAGACTGCTGGGGTGATGGTAGCAAAATCCGGTACGGCGAGTATTAATAGTGCCTTTCAACTAGCTGGCGAAGTGCGCTTCAACGAAGACCGTACTGCACACATCGTGCCCCGTTTGCAAGGTGTAGTTGAAAGTGTGGCCGTCGACCTTGGTCAGCAGGTAAAGAAAGGACAAGTTCTAGCAATCATCGCCAGCACCGTTTTGTCTGAAATGCGCAGCGAATCGCTTGGTGCGCAAAAGCGCCTGGCGATGGCGAAATTGACCTACGACCGTGAGAAAAAATTGTGGGAAGACAAAATTTCCGCAGAGCAGGATTATTTGCAAGCCCAGCAGGGGCTGCGCGAAGCGGAAATAGCTGCTCAGAACGCTTCTCAAAAAATCGCCGCCATTGGTGCCTCTGGTGCTAGTTCCGGTGCATTGAACCGCTTTGAACTGCGTGCGCCATTCGATGGTGCAATCATCGAAAAGCACATTACTTTAGGCGAATCTGTGGCCGCCGATGTGAACGTATTCACGATTGCGGATCTGTCAACGGTATGGGCAGAAATCATCGTTCCCGCCAAGGATCTCGGCACTGTGCGCGTTGGTACGAAAGCACTCGTCAAGGCAACCACGATGGATTCCGAGGCATCTGGTGTCGTTTCCTATGTCGGTTCGCTGCTTGGAGAACAGACACGCACGGCTAAAGCCCGAGTCACCCTGGCCAACCCGAAACTGGCCTGGCGCCCGGGCCTGTTCGTCAATGTCGACATGACCTCCGATGAGCGCGAAGTACCTGTTGCGGTGGCCAGCGATGCAATCCAGACGGTCGAAGGTAGTCCAGCCGTGTATATCCGCATCGATGGCGGCTTTTTCGCTCAGCCAGTGGAGACCGGCCGCAGCGATGGGAAATACACCGAGATCGTAAAGGGTCTTGCTGCTGGTACTACGTATGCGGCAAAAGGTAGCTTCGTCCTCAAGGCGGAGCAGGGCAAAGACAGCGCCGAACATGCACATTAA
- a CDS encoding CusA/CzcA family heavy metal efflux RND transporter, whose product MFERIIRFSIEHRWLVILGVIAMMGIGIFSYQKLPIDAVPDITNVQVQINTSAPGYSPLEVEQRVTFPIETVMAGLPSLEQTRSLSRYGLSQITVIFKDGTDIYFARQLVNQRLQEAKERLPEGVSPVLGPISTGLGEIYLWTVESEPNAKKADGQPYTPTDLREIQDWIIKPQLRNVTGVTEINSIGGFAKEYHVTPNPTKLSSYGLTFQDIVTALDANNNNVGAGYIEKRGEQFLIRAPGQVKSLEDMRNIILNTVQGVPIRIRDVAEVELGRELRTGAATDNGREVVLGTVFMLIGQNSRIVSQAVDKKMAEINRTLPAGVKAVTVYDRTVLVDKAINTVKKNLMEGAVLVIVVLFLFLGNIRAALITAMVIPLAMLFTFTGMVTYKVSANLMSLGALDFGIIVDGAVVIVENCVRRLAHAQAHHQRTLTRAERFHEVFAAAKEARRPLLFGQLIIMIVYIPIFALTGVEGKMFHPMAFTVVAALVGAMILSLTFIPAAIALFIGKNVAEKENRVMEFAKRLYTPLLAKALLNKAIVVTSAVVLIVLSGAVASRMGSEFIPNLNEGDFAIQSLRIPGTSLTQSIEMQKQLEAGLKAKFPEIERVFARTGTAEIASDPMPPNISDGYVMLKPEKDWPSPKKTRAQVLAAVQAEAATYAGNSYEFSQPIQLRFNELISGVRSDVAVKIFGDDMDVLNATAAQIAGVLSRIPGAAEVKTEQTSGLPMLTVNIDREKTARYGLNVGAVQEALAIATGGRNAGTVFEGDRRFDIIVRLPEDLRTDLEALKRLPIPLARSSGTNGAAGEVSFIPLSEVATLDFAPGPNQISREDGKRRIVVSANVRGRDIGTFVPEAEKLIQKEVKIPPGYWMIWGGTFEQLQSATQRLQLVVPLALFLVFTLLFVMFNNAKDGLIVFTGIPFALTGGILALWLRDIPLSISAAVGFIALSGVAVLNGLVMISFIRTLRDEGMSLDQAITTGALTRLRPVLMTALVASLGFIPMAIATGTGAEVQQPLATVVIGGIISSTLLTLLVLPLLYRLAHGKDEDAESGTAQEKDQLPA is encoded by the coding sequence ATGTTTGAACGCATAATCCGCTTTTCCATCGAGCATCGATGGTTGGTGATACTCGGTGTTATTGCCATGATGGGTATTGGTATCTTCAGCTACCAAAAGCTGCCAATTGATGCCGTACCCGATATTACCAATGTCCAGGTTCAGATTAATACCTCAGCACCAGGATATTCGCCGCTGGAAGTTGAACAACGTGTTACTTTTCCGATCGAAACAGTGATGGCCGGCTTGCCAAGTCTGGAGCAGACGCGCTCATTGTCGCGTTATGGCTTGTCGCAGATTACCGTCATCTTTAAAGATGGAACGGATATTTACTTCGCCAGGCAACTGGTCAACCAACGATTGCAGGAAGCGAAAGAACGCCTGCCTGAAGGCGTTTCTCCGGTACTCGGTCCAATTTCAACGGGTTTGGGCGAAATTTATCTCTGGACAGTTGAGAGTGAGCCGAACGCAAAGAAGGCCGATGGCCAGCCTTACACGCCGACGGATCTGCGTGAAATCCAGGACTGGATCATCAAGCCGCAATTGCGCAACGTGACTGGGGTTACGGAAATCAACTCCATAGGTGGCTTTGCAAAGGAATATCACGTTACACCGAACCCGACAAAGCTGTCATCGTATGGCCTGACGTTTCAGGACATCGTCACTGCGCTGGACGCGAACAACAACAATGTCGGTGCCGGTTATATTGAAAAACGTGGTGAACAGTTTCTGATCCGCGCTCCTGGCCAGGTAAAGTCGCTGGAGGATATGAGAAATATTATTCTCAATACCGTTCAAGGGGTACCGATTCGCATTCGTGATGTGGCCGAAGTCGAACTCGGGCGTGAACTGCGTACCGGTGCGGCGACCGATAACGGCCGCGAGGTTGTGTTGGGTACTGTCTTCATGCTGATTGGACAAAACAGTCGGATCGTCTCGCAAGCGGTAGACAAAAAAATGGCGGAGATTAACCGCACTTTGCCCGCTGGTGTCAAAGCCGTCACTGTTTATGACAGGACCGTGCTGGTTGACAAGGCAATCAATACCGTTAAGAAAAATCTGATGGAAGGCGCGGTACTGGTCATCGTCGTACTGTTCCTATTCCTTGGTAACATACGAGCTGCTCTGATCACCGCGATGGTCATTCCGCTGGCCATGCTGTTTACGTTCACGGGGATGGTAACTTATAAGGTCAGCGCGAACCTGATGAGTCTCGGCGCCCTTGACTTCGGCATCATCGTCGACGGAGCCGTTGTCATTGTAGAAAACTGCGTACGCCGTCTGGCTCATGCGCAAGCGCATCATCAACGCACATTGACTCGCGCGGAACGTTTTCATGAGGTATTTGCTGCGGCAAAAGAGGCACGTCGCCCATTGTTGTTCGGTCAGCTCATCATCATGATCGTCTATATTCCTATCTTCGCCCTGACCGGTGTGGAAGGAAAAATGTTCCATCCAATGGCATTTACCGTTGTCGCGGCACTTGTCGGCGCGATGATTCTGTCGCTCACTTTCATCCCGGCCGCTATCGCACTGTTTATCGGCAAGAATGTTGCTGAAAAAGAAAATCGCGTAATGGAGTTCGCCAAGCGCTTATACACGCCTTTGCTGGCCAAGGCGTTGCTCAATAAAGCTATCGTGGTAACCTCTGCAGTCGTGCTTATCGTACTGTCGGGTGCTGTCGCAAGTCGGATGGGGAGCGAGTTCATTCCCAATCTGAACGAAGGCGATTTTGCGATTCAGTCGTTGCGCATCCCCGGGACTAGCCTGACCCAGTCGATCGAAATGCAGAAACAGCTCGAAGCTGGTCTGAAGGCCAAGTTTCCGGAAATTGAGCGGGTCTTCGCGCGTACAGGTACTGCGGAAATTGCTTCTGACCCGATGCCGCCGAATATTTCAGACGGCTATGTGATGCTTAAGCCTGAAAAAGACTGGCCGAGTCCGAAAAAAACCCGCGCGCAAGTACTAGCGGCCGTACAAGCGGAGGCAGCCACTTACGCCGGCAACAGTTATGAGTTCTCACAGCCCATTCAGTTGCGCTTCAATGAACTCATTTCTGGGGTGCGTAGCGATGTCGCCGTCAAGATATTTGGCGACGATATGGACGTTCTGAATGCGACAGCGGCGCAGATCGCTGGTGTACTTTCTCGCATCCCCGGCGCGGCGGAGGTCAAGACCGAACAGACTTCAGGCCTGCCAATGCTCACTGTCAATATCGATCGGGAGAAGACTGCTCGCTATGGCCTCAATGTCGGCGCGGTTCAAGAAGCGTTGGCGATTGCTACAGGCGGAAGAAATGCCGGCACCGTGTTTGAGGGTGACCGCCGTTTCGACATCATCGTGCGGCTTCCGGAAGATCTGAGAACTGACTTGGAGGCACTCAAGCGCCTGCCTATTCCTTTGGCACGTTCTTCGGGAACGAACGGTGCGGCCGGGGAAGTTAGTTTCATACCTCTCTCCGAAGTAGCCACCCTCGATTTTGCACCAGGTCCTAATCAGATCAGCCGGGAGGATGGCAAGCGACGCATCGTGGTGAGCGCGAATGTGCGTGGGCGCGATATTGGTACCTTCGTTCCCGAAGCGGAAAAACTGATTCAGAAGGAAGTCAAAATACCACCTGGTTACTGGATGATCTGGGGCGGGACTTTTGAACAACTGCAGTCAGCAACCCAGCGACTGCAACTGGTCGTGCCACTCGCATTATTCCTCGTGTTTACCTTGCTATTCGTGATGTTCAATAACGCCAAGGACGGCTTGATTGTGTTCACAGGCATTCCGTTTGCGCTGACAGGCGGCATTCTGGCGCTTTGGCTGCGCGATATTCCGCTCTCGATTTCCGCTGCAGTCGGTTTTATCGCCTTGTCTGGTGTGGCCGTGCTGAACGGTTTAGTGATGATCTCCTTTATCCGGACACTTCGCGATGAGGGCATGTCCTTAGATCAGGCAATCACGACGGGTGCGCTGACTCGTTTGCGACCAGTCTTGATGACTGCATTAGTGGCATCGCTGGGATTTATTCCGATGGCGATTGCGACCGGCACAGGTGCGGAAGTACAACAGCCACTTGCGACAGTCGTTATCGGGGGAATTATTTCATCGACGCTGCTAACGCTACTGGTCCTTCCGCTGCTTTATCGCTTAGCACATGGCAAGGATGAGGATGCTGAATCCGGTACTGCCCAGGAAAAAGATCAACTTCCTGCTTGA
- a CDS encoding winged helix-turn-helix domain-containing protein yields MRILLLGSDISFADKVFDSALKNGWNINHVKDLIAARLALLETSYSIVLIDNDLSSKFGLNLLRNMRAQYDVTPVLITAESCKVSERITWIDAGADDYLLKPFEFDELWARVRAVTRRSEGRMVPLITWGDIEIDVVKRSVTRAGKPVRLSDHEYRILLTLMQGKGHVVGHEHLEAMMYDGAATIESNTLAVHICQVRRKLGAGIITTAYGQGYLMANPC; encoded by the coding sequence ATGCGTATATTATTGCTGGGAAGTGATATCTCATTTGCCGACAAGGTATTTGATAGCGCCTTGAAAAATGGCTGGAATATCAATCATGTAAAAGACCTTATCGCAGCAAGATTGGCCTTGCTTGAGACGAGTTACTCTATTGTCCTAATCGATAATGATCTATCTTCGAAATTCGGGTTGAACCTCCTTCGAAATATGCGTGCACAATATGATGTGACACCAGTACTCATAACAGCCGAATCCTGTAAGGTGAGTGAGCGTATAACCTGGATTGATGCTGGTGCAGACGATTATTTGCTGAAACCATTTGAATTTGATGAGCTGTGGGCGCGTGTACGCGCAGTAACCCGAAGAAGTGAGGGCCGTATGGTGCCTTTAATAACTTGGGGCGATATTGAAATTGACGTCGTAAAGCGTAGTGTAACGCGTGCTGGTAAGCCAGTCCGGCTTAGCGATCACGAATACCGGATCCTGCTGACCCTTATGCAGGGAAAGGGACATGTTGTTGGACATGAGCATCTGGAAGCAATGATGTATGACGGAGCGGCTACGATTGAAAGCAATACGCTAGCCGTGCATATTTGTCAGGTCCGACGCAAACTGGGTGCGGGCATTATTACTACCGCCTATGGCCAAGGATATTTAATGGCTAATCCGTGCTGA
- a CDS encoding MgtC/SapB family protein: MLRFQAMSWIEVASHIIDMLIAYALALPIGWDRESATNGGAGLRTFPIVAMASCGFILIGIGAFGENSPQLAQVLYGLIVGIGFIGTGTIFKSSSEMRGNTTASTVWVTGAIGAAVGFALYDIAVVLSFVTFLTLRLRKLNT, translated from the coding sequence ATGCTTCGCTTTCAAGCAATGAGCTGGATTGAAGTCGCTTCTCACATTATTGATATGTTGATCGCCTATGCTTTGGCATTGCCAATTGGCTGGGACAGAGAGTCAGCAACAAATGGTGGCGCAGGTTTGCGGACATTTCCTATAGTTGCAATGGCCAGCTGCGGTTTTATTTTAATTGGAATCGGTGCGTTCGGTGAAAATTCACCACAGTTAGCGCAGGTTCTATACGGTTTGATCGTGGGGATTGGATTTATTGGTACCGGTACTATCTTCAAGAGTAGCAGCGAGATGCGCGGAAATACCACGGCATCGACAGTGTGGGTGACTGGCGCAATTGGCGCTGCAGTGGGATTTGCTTTGTACGATATCGCCGTGGTATTGAGTTTTGTAACTTTTTTGACACTACGTCTCAGAAAATTAAATACATGA
- a CDS encoding SIS domain-containing protein, which yields MLEHIKASLTDAKQALDTFLADEAGLQRVERAANVLLAAFNGEGRIFTCGNGGSMCDAMHFAEEFTGRFRNDRSGLPATAISDPSHMSCVANDFGYDQVFSRYLEAHGRKGDVLLAISTSGKSPSIIMAVTSARNLGMKVIGLTGKAGSEFEPLCDVCICAPAGQYADRVQEMHIKIIHILIELVERSRFPENY from the coding sequence ATGTTGGAACACATCAAAGCAAGTTTGACCGATGCTAAGCAGGCCCTCGATACATTTCTAGCCGACGAAGCTGGGCTGCAGCGGGTAGAGCGTGCAGCAAATGTCTTGCTGGCTGCCTTTAATGGTGAAGGAAGGATATTCACATGTGGTAACGGAGGGTCCATGTGCGACGCGATGCATTTTGCAGAAGAGTTTACTGGGCGTTTCCGTAATGATCGATCTGGTCTGCCAGCAACAGCGATCAGTGACCCAAGCCATATGTCGTGTGTTGCAAACGATTTCGGATATGACCAGGTATTTTCTCGCTATCTGGAAGCGCATGGTCGTAAAGGCGATGTGTTGTTAGCCATTAGTACGAGCGGGAAAAGTCCGTCGATCATTATGGCTGTTACCAGCGCGCGCAATCTCGGAATGAAGGTAATTGGATTGACAGGCAAGGCGGGTTCGGAATTTGAGCCACTATGCGATGTTTGTATTTGTGCACCAGCTGGCCAATATGCAGACCGCGTGCAAGAGATGCATATTAAAATTATTCACATACTGATCGAATTGGTAGAGCGTTCGCGCTTTCCTGAAAACTACTAG
- a CDS encoding heavy metal translocating P-type ATPase, whose amino-acid sequence MNATKHPVEGGPEDKQPDKAAQAHDHPGQVASDHRPKDEHVGHDHAHGGALGENAELIFAGLSGVLLLAGWGIEKFSFGPSWLPTASFVAAYFFGGFFTAKEAIENIRARRFEIDTLMLVAAVGAAALGKWAEGALLLFLFSLGHSLEHYAMGRARRAIEALAKLAPETANVRRNGTMIELPVSQLQLGDIVIVRPNERLPADGVVTLGTSSVNQAPVTGESVPVDKQPASNPAEAVKAFDKVAAVNRVFAGTINGSGVIEVMVARRADQSTMARVVKMVADAETQRSPTQNFTEKFERIFVPAVLVLVTILLFAGVVVDEPFSDSFYRAMAVLVAASPCALAISVPSAVLSGVARAARGGVLVKGGAPLENLGTLTSIAFDKTGTLTEGKPKLTDAVAANGASEQELLSVAMAIEEHSDHPLASAVVVGAKERLGNSVIPVQASDIKSITGRGVQALVGEELVYIAKPVFFSETAGNVLPVDVLNADLKLVEAGRTTMIVLKGKRFLGVLGVMDTPRPVAGEVMAALRGLGIDRLIMISGDNQQVANAVAKSVGLTEARGDLMPEQKVEAIKELRDKHGKVAMVGDGVNDAPAMANATVGIAMGAAGSDVALETADVALMADDLAQLPFAVGLSRSTSRIIKQNLWVSLGVVAVLIPATIMGLNIGTAVIFHEGSTLLVVINALRLLVYGDVKSAKTIA is encoded by the coding sequence ATGAATGCAACTAAACATCCCGTTGAAGGCGGACCGGAAGATAAACAGCCTGACAAGGCTGCGCAAGCCCACGACCATCCTGGGCAGGTGGCATCTGATCACCGCCCTAAGGATGAACATGTTGGCCACGACCATGCGCATGGTGGTGCTTTGGGTGAAAATGCGGAACTCATTTTTGCCGGTTTATCTGGCGTCTTGCTGCTGGCAGGATGGGGGATCGAAAAATTCTCGTTCGGCCCAAGCTGGTTGCCTACTGCATCATTTGTTGCAGCGTATTTTTTCGGCGGATTTTTTACCGCCAAGGAAGCGATCGAGAATATCCGTGCGCGTCGTTTCGAAATTGACACTCTGATGCTGGTCGCTGCCGTGGGTGCTGCGGCATTGGGAAAATGGGCGGAAGGGGCTCTATTACTGTTTTTGTTTAGCCTTGGGCATTCGCTGGAGCATTATGCAATGGGGCGTGCCCGTCGTGCGATCGAGGCATTGGCCAAGCTTGCTCCCGAAACGGCCAACGTACGCAGGAATGGGACCATGATTGAGCTTCCAGTGTCACAACTGCAGCTCGGCGATATCGTGATTGTCCGACCGAACGAACGCCTTCCTGCTGACGGTGTGGTGACCCTGGGTACCAGCAGTGTGAACCAGGCGCCAGTAACCGGCGAAAGCGTTCCCGTCGACAAGCAACCCGCTTCTAATCCTGCAGAGGCGGTGAAGGCTTTCGACAAGGTCGCAGCTGTAAACCGCGTGTTCGCAGGCACCATCAATGGTAGTGGCGTCATCGAGGTCATGGTGGCCCGGCGTGCGGATCAGTCGACGATGGCGCGCGTAGTCAAGATGGTTGCCGATGCAGAAACGCAGCGCTCACCGACGCAGAATTTTACCGAAAAGTTTGAGCGTATTTTCGTGCCGGCGGTTCTTGTTCTAGTAACCATTCTGCTGTTTGCCGGAGTTGTGGTGGATGAACCTTTCTCGGACAGCTTTTACCGCGCCATGGCTGTCCTGGTTGCCGCAAGCCCATGTGCGTTGGCCATCTCCGTACCAAGTGCTGTATTGAGCGGTGTTGCAAGGGCGGCGCGGGGTGGTGTGCTGGTAAAAGGAGGAGCGCCGCTGGAAAATCTCGGCACGCTTACTTCAATTGCTTTTGATAAAACCGGCACTCTCACTGAAGGCAAGCCTAAGCTGACTGATGCTGTTGCGGCTAACGGGGCGAGCGAACAGGAACTGTTATCAGTAGCTATGGCAATCGAGGAGCATAGTGACCATCCGCTGGCGTCTGCCGTGGTGGTCGGTGCAAAGGAACGACTAGGGAACTCCGTGATACCAGTGCAGGCGTCCGATATCAAGAGCATTACGGGTCGCGGAGTACAGGCGCTGGTTGGTGAAGAACTCGTGTACATTGCCAAGCCGGTCTTTTTTTCGGAAACAGCCGGCAATGTCCTGCCGGTAGACGTGCTCAACGCTGATCTGAAACTAGTGGAAGCTGGGCGTACGACCATGATTGTTCTTAAAGGGAAACGCTTTCTGGGAGTACTGGGCGTCATGGATACGCCTCGTCCTGTGGCAGGAGAGGTCATGGCGGCGCTGCGTGGTTTGGGTATCGATCGCCTGATCATGATTTCAGGCGATAATCAGCAAGTTGCCAATGCGGTTGCCAAAAGCGTAGGCTTAACTGAGGCGCGTGGCGACCTGATGCCAGAGCAAAAGGTCGAAGCGATCAAGGAACTTCGTGATAAGCACGGCAAAGTCGCCATGGTTGGCGATGGCGTCAACGATGCACCAGCTATGGCAAATGCAACAGTGGGAATCGCCATGGGCGCTGCGGGTTCGGACGTTGCGCTAGAAACGGCAGATGTTGCACTGATGGCAGACGACCTTGCACAATTACCCTTCGCCGTAGGACTGTCCAGGAGCACCAGTCGTATCATCAAGCAAAACTTGTGGGTCAGTTTGGGCGTCGTCGCGGTATTGATACCAGCCACCATAATGGGTTTGAACATTGGGACCGCGGTCATATTCCATGAAGGATCGACGTTGCTGGTTGTCATCAATGCATTACGTTTGCTGGTTTATGGTGATGTTAAATCTGCAAAAACCATCGCGTAA